Proteins from a single region of Azospira inquinata:
- a CDS encoding IS3 family transposase (programmed frameshift), with the protein MSKTNKYSPEVRERVVRLVQEARKDYPSLWSAVESIAPKIGCAAVTLHEWVKKHEIEAGVRDGVPLAERKRIKALEREVKELRQANEILRLASAFFGAGGARPPQEEVRLFIDQQRERFGVEPICKLLQVAPSGYWRHASRQRDPSLRSARARRDDFLMPQIQRVWLANFQVYGADKVWRQLRREGIEVARCTVERLMRRLGLRGVMRGKVVRTTFGAPAAPCPLDRVNRQFKADRPNQLWVSDFTYVSTWAGFVYVAFVIDVFARRIVGWRVSRSMRTDFVLDALEQALYARQPERDASLIHHSDSGSQYVSIRYTERLAEAGIEPSVGSKGDSYDNALAETINGLYKAELIHRRAPWKTVESLELATLEWVTWFNHQGLLEPLGYIPPAEAEDRYYLQLTAQAEPACT; encoded by the exons ATGAGCAAGACGAACAAGTATTCCCCGGAAGTCAGAGAGCGTGTCGTACGGCTGGTGCAGGAGGCACGCAAGGATTACCCCTCGCTGTGGTCGGCGGTCGAATCGATTGCACCAAAGATCGGCTGCGCAGCGGTCACGCTGCATGAGTGGGTCAAGAAACACGAAATTGAAGCTGGCGTACGGGACGGCGTTCCTCTGGCTGAACGAAAACGGATCAAAGCGCTGGAACGCGAGGTCAAGGAACTGCGGCAGGCCAACGAGATACTTCGCCTGGCGAGCGCGTTTTTCG GCGCAGGCGGAGCTCGACCGCCTCAAGAAGAAGTGAGATTGTTCATCGACCAGCAGCGTGAGCGTTTCGGGGTCGAGCCGATCTGCAAGTTGTTGCAGGTTGCCCCGTCCGGCTACTGGCGCCATGCTTCGCGCCAACGAGATCCATCGTTACGCAGTGCGCGGGCGCGGCGGGACGACTTCCTGATGCCGCAGATCCAGCGCGTCTGGTTGGCCAACTTCCAGGTGTATGGTGCCGACAAGGTCTGGCGGCAATTGCGGAGGGAAGGGATTGAGGTGGCGCGTTGCACCGTTGAGCGCCTGATGCGTCGTCTCGGCTTGCGGGGCGTGATGCGTGGCAAGGTTGTACGAACCACCTTTGGCGCCCCGGCCGCGCCATGTCCGCTGGATCGCGTCAATCGGCAGTTCAAGGCGGACCGGCCAAATCAGCTCTGGGTCTCGGACTTTACCTACGTTTCCACTTGGGCTGGGTTTGTCTATGTCGCTTTCGTCATCGACGTTTTTGCCCGCCGGATCGTCGGTTGGCGTGTGAGCCGTTCGATGCGTACCGACTTCGTGCTGGATGCCCTCGAACAAGCGCTCTACGCCCGCCAACCTGAGCGGGATGCCAGCTTGATCCATCATTCGGATAGTGGGTCCCAATACGTTTCCATCCGCTACACCGAGCGACTGGCAGAGGCAGGGATAGAGCCTTCCGTCGGGAGCAAGGGCGACAGCTATGACAATGCGCTGGCCGAAACCATCAACGGGTTGTACAAGGCCGAGTTGATCCATCGCCGAGCCCCCTGGAAAACGGTCGAATCACTCGAACTCGCCACCCTCGAATGGGTAACTTGGTTCAACCACCAAGGACTCCTCGAACCCCTCGGATACATCCCACCCGCCGAGGCTGAGGATCGGTATTATTTGCAACTCACCGCGCAGGCCGAACCCGCCTGTACTTAA
- a CDS encoding SEC-C metal-binding domain-containing protein — protein sequence MRGKAKIGRNDLCPCGSGMKYKKCHLGKAD from the coding sequence ATGAGAGGAAAGGCAAAAATTGGCCGTAATGATCTCTGTCCGTGCGGTAGTGGCATGAAGTACAAGAAGTGCCATCTGGGAAAGGCAGACTGA